Proteins encoded together in one Chryseobacterium sp. G0201 window:
- the hemH gene encoding ferrochelatase produces the protein MKGILLVNLGSPRSTAVSDVKEYLDEFLMDEKVIDYRWIFRALLVRGIILNTRPAKSAEAYKTVWTEQGSPLIVITQKIQKKLQKLVDVPVEIGMRYAQPSIEAGIQKLVDQGVTEIVLFPLYPQYAMSTTETVIDKAEEVRKKSFPNVKINYIQPFYNREIYTDCLAESIKEKLPENFDALQFSYHGVPERHIYKTDPTKTCNLNDCCSRENNPSHQFCYRHQCFDVTNSVIKKLGLPKEKVMVTFQSRLGKDKWMEPYTDETLESIGKKGIKNLAIVCPAFVSDCLETLEEISVEGKEQFLHGGGENFHYIPCLNDEDRWIEVVKTLCEEKLNEFYLV, from the coding sequence ATGAAAGGAATTCTATTAGTAAATCTTGGTTCGCCAAGATCAACGGCGGTAAGTGATGTAAAGGAATATCTTGACGAATTCCTTATGGACGAAAAAGTAATTGATTATCGCTGGATCTTTCGTGCGCTTTTAGTTCGTGGAATTATTTTAAATACAAGACCTGCAAAATCTGCGGAAGCTTATAAAACGGTCTGGACAGAACAGGGTTCGCCCTTGATCGTGATCACTCAAAAAATCCAGAAGAAACTTCAAAAACTGGTAGATGTTCCTGTGGAAATCGGGATGAGATATGCTCAGCCAAGTATTGAAGCTGGAATTCAAAAATTAGTTGATCAAGGCGTTACCGAGATCGTACTTTTCCCATTGTATCCGCAATATGCGATGAGCACAACGGAAACGGTGATCGATAAGGCAGAAGAAGTAAGAAAAAAAAGCTTCCCGAATGTAAAGATCAATTATATACAACCTTTTTATAATAGAGAGATCTACACCGATTGTCTGGCAGAAAGTATCAAAGAAAAACTTCCTGAAAACTTCGATGCCTTACAGTTCTCTTATCACGGAGTTCCGGAAAGACATATTTACAAAACCGATCCTACGAAAACATGTAATTTAAACGATTGCTGTTCGCGTGAAAATAATCCGAGTCATCAGTTTTGCTACCGTCATCAATGTTTTGACGTTACCAATTCTGTTATTAAAAAATTAGGACTACCCAAAGAAAAAGTGATGGTTACGTTTCAGTCAAGGTTAGGAAAAGACAAATGGATGGAACCGTATACTGATGAAACTCTTGAAAGCATCGGCAAAAAAGGAATAAAAAACCTAGCTATTGTTTGTCCGGCCTTCGTTTCAGATTGTCTGGAAACACTGGAAGAAATTTCAGTTGAAGGAAAAGAACAGTTCTTACATGGTGGTGGAGAAAATTTCCATTACATCCCGTGTCTGAACGATGAAGACCGCTGGATTGAAGTCGTAAAAACACTTTGTGAAGAAAAACTCAATGAATTCTATTTAGTTTAA
- a CDS encoding MBL fold metallo-hydrolase encodes MLQIQGFVFNFASENTYIVYNENKNAWLIDPGNMNEQETKAIDSFIKENDLKIQKILLTHAHIDHVLGLQWAFDTFKVPVTMHQDDQEVLDMLQASGMRFGFQIDPVKVEVEYVNEGDELELDGEKFKIYHVPGHSPGSVVYHNENQKFMISGDVLFEQSIGRTDLYKGNYEQLIDGIKTKLFILDDETQVFSGHGNPTSIGFEKEHNPFLK; translated from the coding sequence ATGCTTCAGATTCAAGGTTTCGTATTCAATTTTGCGAGCGAAAATACTTATATAGTTTACAATGAAAACAAAAATGCCTGGTTGATCGATCCGGGAAATATGAACGAACAGGAAACAAAAGCGATCGACAGCTTCATTAAAGAAAACGATTTAAAAATCCAGAAAATATTGTTGACTCATGCCCATATCGATCATGTTTTAGGCTTGCAATGGGCTTTTGATACATTTAAAGTTCCTGTAACGATGCATCAGGATGATCAAGAAGTATTGGATATGCTCCAAGCAAGCGGAATGAGATTCGGTTTTCAAATTGATCCTGTAAAAGTTGAAGTAGAATACGTAAATGAAGGCGATGAATTGGAACTAGACGGAGAAAAATTTAAAATTTATCATGTTCCGGGACATTCTCCGGGAAGCGTAGTTTATCATAACGAAAATCAGAAATTCATGATCTCTGGTGATGTTCTTTTTGAACAAAGTATTGGGAGAACCGATCTTTACAAAGGAAACTACGAGCAATTAATTGATGGAATTAAAACTAAGCTTTTTATTCTTGATGATGAAACACAAGTTTTCTCTGGTCATGGAAATCCTACGTCGATTGGATTTGAGAAGGAACATAATCCGTTTTTGAAGTAA
- a CDS encoding leucine-rich repeat domain-containing protein, with translation MRFFKKTKFLALSDAIQNPKDCKKLSLIFIEYNLKDKGAIFSHFINLRTLEIQADPSIYNLDDFELPEEIASLKKLKKISLLNLPFKTFPEWLTQIKSLKYLMVRGNDIDSIPDSICQLENLKTLRIENCKLNKLPSTLNQMQNLRSLGLCSTELTDLNPDLFPKNLKEISLSGSRKFDDDDLESLKKAMRRTKI, from the coding sequence ATGCGCTTCTTTAAAAAAACTAAATTTTTAGCATTAAGTGATGCAATTCAAAATCCAAAGGATTGCAAAAAACTAAGTCTAATATTTATAGAATACAATCTAAAGGATAAAGGTGCTATTTTTTCACATTTCATCAACTTAAGAACCTTAGAAATTCAGGCTGATCCTTCTATTTATAATTTGGATGATTTTGAACTTCCCGAAGAAATTGCCAGCTTAAAAAAATTAAAAAAGATTTCACTTCTAAATCTTCCATTCAAAACCTTTCCTGAATGGCTTACTCAAATAAAATCATTAAAATATTTAATGGTTAGAGGAAATGATATAGATTCAATTCCGGACTCAATATGTCAATTAGAAAATTTAAAAACGCTACGTATTGAAAATTGCAAGTTGAATAAATTACCTTCAACATTAAATCAAATGCAAAACTTAAGAAGTTTAGGACTTTGTAGTACAGAATTAACAGATCTCAACCCTGATCTATTTCCCAAGAATTTAAAAGAAATAAGTTTATCTGGTTCAAGAAAATTCGATGATGATGATTTGGAAAGTTTGAAAAAAGCAATGAGAAGAACTAAGATATAA
- a CDS encoding type IX secretion system plug protein domain-containing protein, whose product MKTLRILLLSLSGLVFGQNIQSIQLFNPQTNDETPVINLNQTLILSFDDLTNSSDIFRYTIKHYDRNWQDDNLFFTEFANGSLNGMLDKFQYSFNTLQAYTHYTLTFPNDKMQPKVSGNFELIVYKDSADKPLFKRRFYVVEDNATLALNISRISDARNPNANQRVEVQAVSKGGDLSSNVNSMSLNVMQNNNPNVAINNLKPSATLGNKLLFQQMNLVFPGNNEFYYFDNKNMNMPADMVRATEQKDGVNQTYLHPVWAFPLNYQYQPDVNGAWYYRRNDIGIERNAEREADYSWVYFSLDSDPVDKEIYVLGGFNNFQPSKENQMQYDEAGKKYVAKIFLKQGFYNYILATKNPDGSLNFGEVNGNFWQTENLYQAFLYYAPFGRSYDGLMGYGEFRTPVRK is encoded by the coding sequence ATGAAAACTTTGCGCATACTTTTACTTTCTTTGAGTGGTTTGGTTTTTGGACAAAACATTCAAAGTATACAATTATTCAATCCACAGACGAATGATGAAACTCCGGTGATCAACCTTAATCAGACCTTGATTTTAAGTTTTGATGACCTTACAAATTCAAGCGATATTTTTAGATATACCATCAAGCATTATGACAGAAACTGGCAGGATGACAATCTATTCTTTACAGAATTTGCCAATGGAAGTTTAAATGGTATGCTGGATAAATTTCAGTATTCATTCAATACATTACAGGCTTATACACACTATACGCTGACGTTTCCTAATGACAAAATGCAGCCCAAAGTTTCAGGAAATTTTGAGTTGATTGTTTATAAAGATTCTGCAGACAAGCCACTTTTTAAAAGAAGATTTTACGTGGTTGAAGATAATGCTACCTTAGCTTTAAATATTTCAAGAATTTCAGATGCAAGAAATCCGAATGCGAACCAAAGGGTAGAAGTACAGGCAGTTTCAAAAGGCGGAGATCTATCTTCTAATGTCAATTCAATGAGCTTGAATGTGATGCAGAATAACAATCCGAATGTTGCAATTAATAATTTAAAACCAAGCGCAACTTTAGGAAATAAATTACTTTTCCAGCAAATGAACTTGGTTTTCCCGGGAAATAATGAATTTTATTATTTTGATAATAAAAATATGAATATGCCGGCAGATATGGTTCGCGCCACTGAGCAGAAGGATGGAGTAAATCAAACCTATCTTCATCCGGTTTGGGCTTTTCCTCTGAATTATCAATATCAGCCGGACGTTAACGGAGCTTGGTATTACAGAAGAAATGACATCGGAATTGAAAGAAATGCAGAAAGAGAGGCAGATTATTCTTGGGTGTATTTCTCTTTGGATTCCGATCCTGTGGATAAAGAGATTTATGTGTTGGGAGGTTTTAATAATTTTCAGCCAAGCAAAGAAAATCAGATGCAGTATGATGAAGCCGGAAAAAAATATGTTGCTAAAATATTCCTGAAACAAGGTTTCTACAACTACATTCTGGCAACAAAAAATCCAGATGGTTCATTGAATTTCGGTGAAGTGAACGGTAATTTCTGGCAGACGGAAAACCTGTATCAGGCATTTTTATATTATGCACCTTTTGGTAGAAGCTATGATGGTTTGATGGGGTATGGTGAGTTCAGAACTCCTGTGAGAAAATAA